One Sphingomonas sp. LHG3406-1 genomic window carries:
- a CDS encoding TolC family protein: MTKNWMLIVPGALLLSAAPASAVDLRSAVQAALQSNPEIRQAVHNREATMEELNQARGLWHPRVDLRASAGLRELRNPSRRRIGLGDELLKPVEGELVVDQLLVDAGGRNAEIRRQASRTDAAAARVEERSEFIALNVARNYIDYLLQQRLVAISEDNVAFHERLAGDLRQGVQSGSISIADQQQAEERLQAARARVTEAREDLETAAIAFQTLTGMPIDSVSVPPDLSGQVPQTLQDAEAAARDNNPRVQEAIADLSTSREVVRAARSDVGPRLNAEGRARIGNDIDGFAGNTRDLQANLVLRWTLTNGGIKEANVREQQRRADEAHARLFETQRRAEEDARSAWSRLQNQQRLVGELENQSRISDDLLLSYREQFNVGRRSLLDVLDAQNTRQNVQAQAETARMSRLFAQYRVLAASNKLIESLGVQMPQGAYSDVRNRYKVRAVPASDRQENSLRYPVMGPPADPQDVGATPRPVSGAVAAEPVASGQ; encoded by the coding sequence ATGACCAAGAATTGGATGCTGATCGTACCGGGCGCGCTTCTGCTGAGTGCCGCTCCGGCCTCGGCGGTCGACCTGCGTTCGGCGGTTCAGGCAGCGCTGCAGAGCAATCCCGAGATCCGCCAGGCGGTGCACAACCGCGAGGCGACGATGGAGGAGCTGAACCAGGCCCGCGGCCTGTGGCACCCCCGTGTCGACCTGCGCGCATCGGCCGGCCTGCGCGAACTGCGCAACCCGAGCCGTCGCCGCATCGGCCTTGGTGACGAGCTGCTGAAGCCGGTCGAGGGCGAACTGGTCGTCGACCAGCTGCTGGTCGATGCCGGCGGCCGCAATGCCGAGATCCGTCGCCAGGCGAGCCGCACCGACGCCGCCGCCGCGCGCGTCGAGGAGCGCAGCGAGTTCATCGCGCTGAACGTCGCCCGCAACTATATCGACTATCTGCTCCAGCAGCGGCTGGTCGCCATCTCCGAAGACAATGTCGCTTTCCACGAACGCCTTGCCGGCGACCTTCGCCAGGGCGTGCAGTCGGGCTCCATCTCGATCGCCGACCAGCAGCAGGCCGAGGAGCGGCTTCAGGCTGCCCGCGCCCGCGTGACCGAGGCCCGCGAAGATCTCGAGACCGCCGCCATCGCCTTCCAGACGCTGACCGGCATGCCGATCGACAGCGTCTCGGTTCCGCCCGACCTGTCGGGCCAGGTGCCGCAGACGCTTCAGGACGCCGAAGCCGCCGCGCGCGACAACAATCCGCGCGTCCAGGAGGCGATCGCCGACCTCAGCACCTCGCGCGAGGTGGTGCGCGCCGCGCGCAGCGACGTCGGTCCGCGGCTCAATGCCGAGGGCCGTGCCCGGATTGGCAATGACATCGATGGTTTCGCCGGCAACACCCGCGACCTGCAGGCCAATCTGGTCCTCCGCTGGACGCTGACCAACGGCGGCATCAAGGAAGCCAATGTCCGCGAGCAGCAGCGCCGGGCCGACGAGGCCCACGCCCGACTGTTCGAGACCCAGCGCCGCGCCGAGGAAGATGCACGCTCGGCCTGGAGCCGCCTGCAGAACCAGCAGCGGCTGGTCGGCGAGCTCGAGAACCAGAGCCGGATCAGCGACGACCTGCTGCTCTCCTATCGCGAGCAGTTCAACGTCGGCCGTCGCAGCTTGCTCGACGTGCTCGACGCGCAGAACACCCGCCAGAACGTCCAGGCCCAGGCCGAGACCGCGCGGATGAGCCGCCTGTTCGCCCAGTACCGGGTGCTGGCCGCGTCCAACAAGCTGATCGAATCGCTCGGCGTGCAGATGCCGCAGGGCGCCTACAGCGACGTCCGCAACCGCTACAAGGTGCGTGCCGTCCCCGCTAGCGACCGTCAGGAGAACAGCCTGCGCTATCCGGTCATGGGTCCGCCCGCCGATCCGCAGGACGTCGGCGCCACGCCGCGCCCGGTGAGCGGCGCCGTGGCCGCGGAGCCCGTCGCCTCGGGCCAGTAA